The Phyllopteryx taeniolatus isolate TA_2022b chromosome 17, UOR_Ptae_1.2, whole genome shotgun sequence genome window below encodes:
- the LOC133467747 gene encoding cytochrome c oxidase subunit 7B, mitochondrial, whose product MYRFAKAAVNITGQAARQVRHGSTAPQDFHSKYGTGMLVGGFAFCTAVWSYVVTQTGITWNLSPVGKVMPKPWREADE is encoded by the exons ATGTACAGATTCGCGAAAGCCGCCGTGAACATCACCG GTCAAGCTGCACGGCAAGTGAGGCACGGATCCACCGCTCCACAGGATTTCCACTCCAAGTATGGCACCGGCATGTTGGTCGGCGGCTTTGCCTTCTGCACAGCTGTGTGGTCATAC GTGGTGACTCAGACTGGCATCACCTGGAATCTGTCCCCTGTTGGGAAGGTCATGCCCAAACCTTGGAGGGAGGCTGACGagtaa